GGATGCTGCTGCGGTCGATATGGTGATACTCTGCCCCGCCGTTGTCCCCACAAAAGGGACGGAAAGGCTCGGCGCAATGCTCGAAACAGCGCAGGACAAGTTCGGCTTTCTCGAGGAGCTGCACGGGAGAATGGATTCCGCGCAGAGCAAGATAAAGGGGATATACCTTGCGGGGACCTGCCAGGCGCCAATGGACATTCAGAAAGCGATGACACAGGGCATGGCGGTTGCGGGGTATGTCCTCTCAGGACTTGTTGCGGGAAGAAAGCTCGAGATAAGGCCGATTACCGCTGTCATAGACACCGACACCTGCTCGGGCTGCCGGGTCTGCATCTCCGTATGTCCTTACAAGGCGATATCCTTCGATGCAGAACGGGAGCGCGCGGCAGTGAACGACATCTTGTGCCAGGGCTGCGGCACCTGCGTGGCAGCCTGTCCGTCCGGAGCTGTCCGTGGCAACCACTTCACCACAGAAGAGATAGTGTCCGAAATCAAGGAGGTGCTGTCGTGACCGAAAAGAGAGTGCGGGATGAAGGCTTCGAGCCTAAAATAGTGGGGTTTCTCTGCAACTGGTGTTCCTATGCAGGCGCCGACAAGGCGGGGACCTCCCAGACACCCTATCCGCCGAACGTCAATATCATAAAGGTAATGTGCAGCGGGAGGGTCGATCCGCAGTTCATCATGACCGCATTCGAGAACGGCGCCGACGGCGTGCTCATCCTCGCCTGCCATCCGGGTGACTGCCACTATAAGGAAGGCAACTACAAGGCAGCTCAGCGCCACCGCATGCTTCTGCGGCTTATGAAACAATTCGGCATAGAGGAGGAGCGCTGCCGTTTCGACTACGTCTCGGCAGGAGAGGGTGAAAAGTTTGTCAGCGTGATAACAGAGATGGTTGCGGCCGTTACGTCGCTCGGCCCCCTTAAGGGAATCACGCCGGAAGAAAAGGCGGTATGAACCGCCGGAGTTGAGCAGTTCGGAACAAGGAGGCCTGACTATGGCGATCCAGACGCTTGATGCAAAAGGACTCAAGTGCCCGCAGCCGACCTTAAAGGTGACGGCGATGGCGGTGAAGATGCAGCCCGGAGACGTGCTCGAAGTCACTGCCGACTGCCAGACGTTTGAGAAAGATGTAAGGGACTGGTGCACACGCTCCAAAAAGGTGCTTTTATGGATCAAGGATGAAGGCGGCGCAAAGAAGTGCCAGATCCAGTTTTAGAGGGCACGACAGCGTTTCCCTGCGTTGCCGCGCCCCCCTGTTAACCGATATAATCCCTGTAGAACGTCTGTTCACCGCACCTACTGGGTAAGGGAGGTCCTATGGAAGCTCTTGTCGTCTATATCACCGCGCCTGACGAGGACCACGCGGTAACGATCGCCAGGGCCCTTGTCAGCGAGCGGCTTGCGGGCTGCGTGAATGTCGTGAGGAATATCCGTTCCGTCTACAGCTGGGAGGGAAAGATCGAGGATGACGCCGAGGTCCTGATGATCGCCAAGACCCAGAAGCATCTCTTCGAGGCGCTGAAGAGGCGCGTCAAGGAGCTCCATCGCTATTCCGTTCCCGAAGTGATCGCCCTGCCCGTGGTCGCGGGCTCGGAGGATTATCTCTGCTGGCTGGGCGAGGTGACGGGCTAGCCGGCCGCCCTCGCCTCCCGGGCAGGGTACCGCTTCGCGCCGCCGGCATCTTGACAGCTCTCGGTCGGAAACCGTATAACATACCGTCGGATGTGTCGCGCATGAGGAGTACGTCCTTATGCCGAGAGCAGTGTATTAACAGCCTTGACACCGCGTGCCAAGCCTTCGCCTGAATAAGGGTATGTTTCCGGCGTGCATGACTCGTGGTTATATATACGGGGGAAAGCTGCTCCCGTCCGGCCTGCCGGGCGAGAGCTCTTTTGAGCAGCACTGGATAGCGTAAGCAATTATTCCGATCACCTTCAGCGCGCCGCCGGTCCGGGGGCGGTGCTGAAGGCCTCTCCCGATCTCTATCTCTGGCTCGACGAACGCGGCGTCATTCTCAAGTACCACTCCGGCGACCCTTCCTCCCTGAGCGTCCCTCTCGAGCACCTTATCGGGAAGCGGCTTGATCAGGCGCTCCCTGCGGAGATCGCGCGGACA
The Nitrospirota bacterium DNA segment above includes these coding regions:
- a CDS encoding hydrogenase iron-sulfur subunit; this encodes MTEKRVRDEGFEPKIVGFLCNWCSYAGADKAGTSQTPYPPNVNIIKVMCSGRVDPQFIMTAFENGADGVLILACHPGDCHYKEGNYKAAQRHRMLLRLMKQFGIEEERCRFDYVSAGEGEKFVSVITEMVAAVTSLGPLKGITPEEKAV
- the cutA gene encoding divalent-cation tolerance protein CutA, with the translated sequence MEALVVYITAPDEDHAVTIARALVSERLAGCVNVVRNIRSVYSWEGKIEDDAEVLMIAKTQKHLFEALKRRVKELHRYSVPEVIALPVVAGSEDYLCWLGEVTG
- a CDS encoding sulfurtransferase TusA family protein, encoding MAIQTLDAKGLKCPQPTLKVTAMAVKMQPGDVLEVTADCQTFEKDVRDWCTRSKKVLLWIKDEGGAKKCQIQF